TGCTGTTGTGAAAGATATTCATAGTACTCATCCATATCAAGGTACTTCCTTCCACCAGCCCACTTGTTGTCTATCTCAAGAAGAACTGCGCCAAGCAACCTTACTGCCGATTCCCTGCTTGGAAATATCCGTATAACCCTCTCCCTACGCCTTATCTCCTCATTCAATCTCTCCACACTGTTGGTCGTCCTCAGACGCTTACGATACTTCTCCGGCAAAGACAATATCGCCACAGCATCGTCAAATCCCTCTTCCAAAATCCTCATCGCCTTAGGAGCTTTTTCTTCGTATTCCTCTAAAACCCTCATCAACAACATCCTGGCTGTCCCCATATCCGGAGCATGCAAAATAGCCTGTATCCGAGTCTTGAGCTCCCCCTGAAGACCCTTAGGTGAAGCAGATAGTATGTTCCGTATAAAATGAGTTTGACACCTCTGCCAGCTTGACCCCTGAAAATTTCTCCTCAAAGCCTTTACTAATCCCTTGTGGTCGTCAGATACCACTAAATCCACACCTCTTAAACCTCTATCTTTCAACCAACCGAAAAAATCCCCCCAGCTCTCCTCTGATTCGCTATCTCCTACCACAAACCCCAAAACTTCTCGTATACCTTCTCTGTTCACACCCACACATATAAGCATGCTCCTATGTAAGACCCTGTTTTCTTCCCTCACCCTTATAACCAATGCATCTACAATCAAAAAAGGATACTCCTTGTCCTTCAAAGACCTATCTCTCCACGCTTCTATAACTGGATCCAGCCTCCTGCATAATTCCGACACCAATGACTTGGATATCCTTACTCCACATAACTCCTCGGTTATCTCAGATACCTTACGGGTTGATACCCCATTTACTACCATCTCCATCAAAGCCAAAATAAAGGCCTGTTCGCTCCTCTGATATCTGCTGAAAAGCTCCGTAGAAAACTTGCCATTACGAAGCCTGGGCACCCTCAAAACAAGGCTCCCTACTCTCGTCGTAAGCCTGTGCGGGTATGTCCCGTTGCGATACCCTCGTCTTTCCTCTGTCCGCTCGTAAGCCTCTGCTCTCAACTGTTCCGTTGCCTGGGCTTGAAGAACTTGATTCAATACCGACTCCAATAACTTAGATACTCCAGAATCCTTACTGTCCGACAAAAATAACTGATGCAGTAATTCTGAGTCGATGGTAATATTGTACTGAGCCATTGCAAGGTCACCTCCGGTTTGGGTTTGTTTTTCCGCTTACCATTTTAAACCAGAGACCTTGCCTTGGCTCTTAATTTTACACAATTATATGGACACAACTAGGCTTTGCCCCTTTTTGTTTGAGAATATAAGTTTTTAGGGGGAAGGATACAATGTATAATAAATGTTGTATAAAACAGGAATACAAACGTTGAAAAGAGGTGTAAACCTGTTGATAACCATAGTAGGCTGCGGGGCGCTAGGGTCCCTCTTTGCTGCAAGGATGCTTGAGTCAGGGGTAGATGTACAGGCCCTTCAAAGGCCTGGTGCTCATTATGAGGTTTTAAAGGAAAAGGGGCTAACGTTGCTGGAGTTGGAGGGTGAGGAAAAGAGCTTTTCCTTTCCTGTGTACGATGACATAGATTCCTGTGCACCATCGGACCTTGTAATAATTTTGGTAAAGGCTTTTCAAACTCCCCATGTGGCTCCAAAGCTTTTACCTCTGCTGAAGGAAGATGGAGCTATTCTCACCCTTCAAAATGGCCTTGGAAACGTGGAGGTGCTCAAGGAGCATGTTCCCCTCAAGAAGCTTTTTGCCGGAAGCGTCACTTATGGAGCTTACAGGGTGGCCCCGGGAGTTGTAAAGGCGGCGGGAGAGGGCAAGATAAAGTTCGGCCCCCTGGACAAGATGGTCAGCCCAGAGCCTGTGATGGACTTTTTGAAACAGAGCGGGCTTAATGTTGAGTTGGTTGATGACCCCATGAGGGTCTTGTGGGAAAAGGTGGCCATAAACGCCATGATAAACCCGGTGGTGGCCCTCGCAAGATGCAATAACGGCAAGATACTGGAAGTACGGGAGGCTCTCGAGCTTTGCAGGGTGCTTTTTGATGAGGCCTTGGAGGCTGCCAGGTGTGAGGGGATAACTTTGGATGAGGAGTCTCTTTGGAGTTTTGCCATGGAGGTGCTGGAAAAAACTGCCGCCAACAGGCCTTCGATGCTTCAGGATCTTGAATCTGGAAGAAGGACTGAGAACGAGGCCATATCGGGCTATATTTTGAAGGCCGCTGAGAAAAAGGGCGTAGAACTGCCTGCGACGAAAGTTGTTTACAGCCTTATGAAGCTTGCAGAGCACGCCGCAATAAAAGATTATGTAGTGTGATTTTTTCTAAGAGGAAATGAATATGAAATGCCATCTTTGTGAAGAAAAACCATGCAGTAAAGGAAAGCCCTGCTTAGAAAAGGACAGTAAGCCTCTATACAAGGATCCAGAGGAAGCAAAAATATTCAAGGTTGCTGCTGAGGTTGAGGCCTTATATTATTGTGAGCAATTCGAGATGCCTCTGCGGCCCTGGATAGGCAGAGTCACTTGCAATCCAGCGGAACAGGCTAGAGTTCTTGAGGAAGAAGGGTGCCAGTTGTTGGTGGTAATGGGATTGTGTGTTGGGCATGACTCCATTTTTTACAGGCACGCAAAAGCGCCTGTTACGACCTTATTGGTAAAGGACAGGAAGTTGGGACACAATCCAGCAGCAGCTATTTATTGCAGGTATATAAGGAACAATTTGAATTACAACCCCAAAAAAAGACGTCAGGAGGAGGGAGAAGCATGAACATAAGCAGTCCGAGGAAAGTGCCAGAAAAACTTTTGTTGGGGCCGGGGCCCACGCCTGTGGAGCAGAGGGTCCTTCAGGCTTTGGCTCAGCCCACATTGGGACATCTTGACAAGAATTTTGTGGCCATAATGGACGAAACCAGGGAGCTTCTGCGCTACGTGTTTCAGACAAAGAATGAACTTACGATAGCTATGCCTGGTACGGGAAGTGCAGGCATGGAGACAGCTTGTGTGAACATGATCGAGCGAGGAGACAAGGTCATAATTTGTGAGCACGGTGTATTTGGAACCAGGATGCACGACGTTGCTGAACGGTGCGGTGCGGAAGTGGTTTCCGTAACTGCCCCCATGGGTAAGCCCATTGATCCGGAGGACGTAAGAAGGGCTATAAAAGCCAACCCAGACGCTGTTTTGGTAGGGATCGTTCATGCGGAAACTTCAACAGGAGTCCTGCAGCCACTGGACGAGATTGCTTCATATGCCCATGATGCAGGAATGTACATGCTTGTCGATGCCGTTACCTCTCTGGGAGGCATGGAAGTCCCTGTAGACAGGTTGGGGTTGGATATGGTCTATAGTGGTAGCCAAAAGTGCTTGGCATGCCCACCTGGACTTGCTCCTGTAACGGTCAGTCCCAGGGCGACCGAGCGGATAAAGAATAGAAAGACGAAAGTGCAGAGCTGGTACCTGGACCTTACCATGATAATGAGGTATTGGGGACAGGAGCGGTTCTATCACCACACGGCCCCGGTCAACATGATTTATGCCTTGAACGAAGCCTTGCGCATAATTGCTGAGGAAGGGCTAGAAAATAGGTTCGCTCGCCACAGAAGAAATGCTGAGGCCTTATGGGCTGGGTTGGAGGCCATGGGGCTCAAGCTCCTTGTGGATTATGAATACCGCTTGCCCAGCTTGACGTCCATCGTGGTTCCTGAAGGGGTGGACGAGGCTATGGTTCGAAGACAGCTCATGGAGGAGTACAATATAGAGATAGGAGCTGGCCTCGGAGAGCTAAAAGGCAAGATCATAAGGGTAGGGTTGATGGGAAGCGGTTCCAACAAGAAGAACATAGAGCTTTTCCTCGTAGCCCTTGGAAACGTGCTGAGAAAGCAAGGGTTTAAATCGGACATCTCTTCGGCCTTGGAGGCAGTAGAAGAGGTCTTGGCGTGAGGGCGTGAGCTTCTAGGCGATAAAACGGGGTTGGCAAGGATGCTTTTTTCCCTTGCCAACCCTCATTAGATGAGATTGTAAACGTAGAGTTGGGGGAGTTACACATGAGAGACGATAGGTTGTCCCAGTTTTTTTTAGCCATTTTGGGCGTGGTGGCCTTAGGGTTCGTTCTGAAGGTGGCCAAAGGTGTGATTCTCCCCCTGGTTGTGGCTTGGCTTCTTTATTTTATTTTTGCTCCCGTGGTAAGGGTAATGGCTAAAAGGAAAATACCCACTTTCATAAGCACAACCGTAGTGCTTATGGTTTTCATCGGCGTGTGCTTCGGTGGGGCCTTGTTCCTCAACGGAAGGGTCCAAGCGTTGATCGAGGCCTTTCCCAGGTATCAAGCCCGGTTTGCCGAGCTCCTTATAGAGTACTCTCAGAGTTATAACTTGCCCAAGTACGTGGTCTCCAACATCGATCCTGGACCAATGATAGGCAAGTACCTTTTATCTTTGTCCACCTTCTTTGTGGGGTTTGTCAGTAACTTGATATTGGTCGTAATATTTCTTGTGTTTCTCCTCTCCAGTGCCCCTTACTTTGAGCGCAAAATAGAAATGGCGTTTTCCAAGAAACACAGCAGGAAGGTAATCCACTTGCTGCACACCATATCGCTTCAGATAGGTCGTTACCTTGCCCTTCAGTTTATGATAAGCGCCATAACGGGAGTTTTAGTTTGGTTGGCCCTGAAAAGCATAGGGGTGGATTTCTCTATAACATGGGGTGCCTTGGCTTTCGTCTTGAATTTCATACCTACTATAGGCTCCATAGTGGCATCAGTTCCTCCAGTGGTGTTGAGCTTTGTGCAGTTTCATCCACAAATGACACCCGTGGTTATAACAGCACTGGCCCTCTTTGGGATTCAGCAGGTAATGGGAAACCTGATAGCTCCCAAGATAATGGGAGAGAACCTCAATTTAAGTCCCATAGTGATATTGCTTTCCTTGCTGTTCTGGGGATGGCTTTGGGGCGTTACTGGAGCTATATTGTCCATTCCCATTGCCAGCGCCATCAAGATTGTCTGCGAGAACGTGGAACAGCTAAAGTTCATTGGCGTACTTATGGGGTCCTCTCGTTACATGGGCAAAAGGCCTGACGCAACGTTGTGAATTAGTCAGACGTTTCCAGCTGCAGGAGTTTATCAGTCAAATCTTCCCATATTTCGTACAAGGAGGAAAGTTTCTGTTCTATTTCGTTTCTTTCGACCATCAAGGAAGATATTCTTGAAGAGTTGGAAAGGATCTCTTCAGAGCACAAAAGGGTATCTATCTCATCTTTGCGGCTTTCAAGTAGAGTTATCTCTTCTTCCACGGGATCTATCTTTTTTTGTATGCTTTGCTTTTTGCGATAGAGTTCGTTCCTTCGTATGGCCTCCAGGCGTTTCTTTTCTGCCCTCGAGGTTGCTTTATCTATTGTAGTGGCAGTTTTTTTGTTCAGCGAAGTGTTTTTTATAAGATCTTTCCTTTCGCGGGCTTTCTCCAGGAAATAAGTTATGTTGCCCTGATAGTTATGGCACTTTCCGTCTTTTACCTCTATAACTCTGTCAACTATCTCATCCAAGAACCATCTGTCGTGGGATATTATGACCACCGTTTGTCGGCAATTTTTGATGGCATCCTGAAGGATCTCTCTAGTAGATATGTCCAGGTGGTTAGTGGGCTCGTCAAGTATGATGAAATTGGCTTCTCCCAACAGTAGCTTCAAAAGGGCAAGTCGCGATTTCTCCCCTCCAGAGAGGCAAGATATCTTTTTGTCTATCTCTTCCCCGCTGAAGAGGAAGGCTCCCAGCAGGTTTTTTCTTTCTTGATCTGAAGCTTTTGATGGGGTGCTTCTTATTTCCTCCCATACGGTTTTCTCCGATGATAAGTTGGCAGCAGATTCTTGAGAGTAGAAGCCTATCTTGACGTTGTGCCCCCAGTTTACGGACCCTTCAGAAGGGGTTTCTCGCCCGGACATGAGCCGTGCCAGGGTCGATTTGCCTGCGCCGTTGACTCCCACTACGGCAATTTTCTCTCCCCTCTGGATCTCCAGGTCCACTTCCTCCAAAACGGAAAGAGAGCCGTATCGCTTGGATACCTTCTCCATTTTCAGCACGTTGAGACCGCTTCTAGGGCATTCTGGGAACTTTATCACCGGACCACTTATTTCCTTTGGCGTCGTTGCCACGACCAAGTTCTCCAGCCTTTTCAACCTGCTCTGTACCTGGGATGCCTTGGTGGCCTTGTATCTGAATCTGTCGGCGAACGCCAAAATTTGTTGCCTTTCTCTTTCGATCTTGATCGCTTCTTTTTGTTCCATTGTTTCCTGCTTTGCTTTCTCTTTAACGTAAAAAGA
The DNA window shown above is from Thermovirga lienii DSM 17291 and carries:
- a CDS encoding transposase mutator type (PFAM: Transposase, Mutator family~COGs: COG3328 Transposase and inactivated derivatives~InterPro IPR001207~KEGG: slp:Slip_1151 transposase mutator type~PFAM: transposase mutator type~SPTR: Transposase mutator type), which encodes MAQYNITIDSELLHQLFLSDSKDSGVSKLLESVLNQVLQAQATEQLRAEAYERTEERRGYRNGTYPHRLTTRVGSLVLRVPRLRNGKFSTELFSRYQRSEQAFILALMEMVVNGVSTRKVSEITEELCGVRISKSLVSELCRRLDPVIEAWRDRSLKDKEYPFLIVDALVIRVREENRVLHRSMLICVGVNREGIREVLGFVVGDSESEESWGDFFGWLKDRGLRGVDLVVSDDHKGLVKALRRNFQGSSWQRCQTHFIRNILSASPKGLQGELKTRIQAILHAPDMGTARMLLMRVLEEYEEKAPKAMRILEEGFDDAVAILSLPEKYRKRLRTTNSVERLNEEIRRRERVIRIFPSRESAVRLLGAVLLEIDNKWAGGRKYLDMDEYYEYLSQQQSRSSPKIYCL
- a CDS encoding ketopantoate reductase (PFAM: Ketopantoate reductase PanE/ApbA; Ketopantoate reductase PanE/ApbA C terminal~TIGRFAM: 2-dehydropantoate 2-reductase~COGs: COG1893 Ketopantoate reductase~InterPro IPR013332: IPR013752: IPR003710~KEGG: hmo:HM1_2755 2-dehydropantoate 2-reductase~PFAM: Ketopantoate reductase ApbA/PanE domain protein~PRIAM: 2-dehydropantoate 2-reductase~SPTR: 2-dehydropantoate 2-reductase;~TIGRFAM: 2-dehydropantoate 2-reductase) yields the protein MLYKTGIQTLKRGVNLLITIVGCGALGSLFAARMLESGVDVQALQRPGAHYEVLKEKGLTLLELEGEEKSFSFPVYDDIDSCAPSDLVIILVKAFQTPHVAPKLLPLLKEDGAILTLQNGLGNVEVLKEHVPLKKLFAGSVTYGAYRVAPGVVKAAGEGKIKFGPLDKMVSPEPVMDFLKQSGLNVELVDDPMRVLWEKVAINAMINPVVALARCNNGKILEVREALELCRVLFDEALEAARCEGITLDEESLWSFAMEVLEKTAANRPSMLQDLESGRRTENEAISGYILKAAEKKGVELPATKVVYSLMKLAEHAAIKDYVV
- a CDS encoding protein of unknown function DUF1847 (PFAM: Protein of unknown function (DUF1847)~COGs: COG4887 Uncharacterized metal-binding protein~InterPro IPR014997~KEGG: aco:Amico_0139 protein of unknown function DUF1847~PFAM: protein of unknown function DUF1847~SPTR: Putative uncharacterized protein); translation: MKCHLCEEKPCSKGKPCLEKDSKPLYKDPEEAKIFKVAAEVEALYYCEQFEMPLRPWIGRVTCNPAEQARVLEEEGCQLLVVMGLCVGHDSIFYRHAKAPVTTLLVKDRKLGHNPAAAIYCRYIRNNLNYNPKKRRQEEGEA
- a CDS encoding alanine-glyoxylate aminotransferase apoenzyme (PFAM: Aminotransferase class-V~COGs: COG0075 Serine-pyruvate aminotransferase/ aspartate aminotransferase~InterPro IPR000192: IPR020578~KEGG: bts:Btus_1044 aminotransferase class V~PFAM: aminotransferase class V~SPTR: Aminotransferase class V) — encoded protein: MNISSPRKVPEKLLLGPGPTPVEQRVLQALAQPTLGHLDKNFVAIMDETRELLRYVFQTKNELTIAMPGTGSAGMETACVNMIERGDKVIICEHGVFGTRMHDVAERCGAEVVSVTAPMGKPIDPEDVRRAIKANPDAVLVGIVHAETSTGVLQPLDEIASYAHDAGMYMLVDAVTSLGGMEVPVDRLGLDMVYSGSQKCLACPPGLAPVTVSPRATERIKNRKTKVQSWYLDLTMIMRYWGQERFYHHTAPVNMIYALNEALRIIAEEGLENRFARHRRNAEALWAGLEAMGLKLLVDYEYRLPSLTSIVVPEGVDEAMVRRQLMEEYNIEIGAGLGELKGKIIRVGLMGSGSNKKNIELFLVALGNVLRKQGFKSDISSALEAVEEVLA
- a CDS encoding protein of unknown function UPF0118 (PFAM: Domain of unknown function DUF20~COGs: COG0628 permease~InterPro IPR002549~KEGG: aco:Amico_1764 protein of unknown function UPF0118~PFAM: protein of unknown function UPF0118~SPTR: Putative uncharacterized protein); translated protein: MRDDRLSQFFLAILGVVALGFVLKVAKGVILPLVVAWLLYFIFAPVVRVMAKRKIPTFISTTVVLMVFIGVCFGGALFLNGRVQALIEAFPRYQARFAELLIEYSQSYNLPKYVVSNIDPGPMIGKYLLSLSTFFVGFVSNLILVVIFLVFLLSSAPYFERKIEMAFSKKHSRKVIHLLHTISLQIGRYLALQFMISAITGVLVWLALKSIGVDFSITWGALAFVLNFIPTIGSIVASVPPVVLSFVQFHPQMTPVVITALALFGIQQVMGNLIAPKIMGENLNLSPIVILLSLLFWGWLWGVTGAILSIPIASAIKIVCENVEQLKFIGVLMGSSRYMGKRPDATL
- a CDS encoding ABC transporter related protein (PFAM: ABC transporter~COGs: COG0488 ATPase components of ABC transporter with duplicated ATPase domains~InterPro IPR003439: IPR003593: IPR017871~KEGG: sat:SYN_00466 ABC transporter ATP-binding protein~PFAM: ABC transporter related~SMART: AAA ATPase~SPTR: ABC transporter ATP-binding protein), with protein sequence MISFNSVYLSLGGKELYSDLNWAIPPGSRFGLIGKNGTGKTTLLRMITGDIFPDKGTIEMSPNMTIGYLPQEFVDLEDLTIMEFLKKRHGIERLEKELRQLEEKIAEGDTSKSTLMAYEKKREEFSIKEGYSFEAKALKILAGLGFTDKDHERSCLEFSGGWKMRILLASLLLEEPQVLLLDEPTNHLDIESTQWVEQHLESFKGTIILISHDRHFLDSVTNKTAELRNGKIKTYSGNYSFYVKEKAKQETMEQKEAIKIERERQQILAFADRFRYKATKASQVQSRLKRLENLVVATTPKEISGPVIKFPECPRSGLNVLKMEKVSKRYGSLSVLEEVDLEIQRGEKIAVVGVNGAGKSTLARLMSGRETPSEGSVNWGHNVKIGFYSQESAANLSSEKTVWEEIRSTPSKASDQERKNLLGAFLFSGEEIDKKISCLSGGEKSRLALLKLLLGEANFIILDEPTNHLDISTREILQDAIKNCRQTVVIISHDRWFLDEIVDRVIEVKDGKCHNYQGNITYFLEKARERKDLIKNTSLNKKTATTIDKATSRAEKKRLEAIRRNELYRKKQSIQKKIDPVEEEITLLESRKDEIDTLLCSEEILSNSSRISSLMVERNEIEQKLSSLYEIWEDLTDKLLQLETSD